The following coding sequences are from one Cygnus olor isolate bCygOlo1 chromosome 2, bCygOlo1.pri.v2, whole genome shotgun sequence window:
- the LOC121065788 gene encoding mediator of RNA polymerase II transcription subunit 1-like — MAYNSLISSCVSEKHINGDDSELLYFEVAPHKNTSFSVFFLHPMKENLACVIIDVVTSREVQCSLHLNPRDPTLNSSDGFISRAVKRCMSVPVVMRAIFRNAAKVEADSETQDMQVDTKQKPEPACEQITDLNSLEESPSMAGHQDLVVTDKQSVPDSPKENLSTAKSETLGDNTEKSNPTVSMETSCRVEESTSTASTEAVMKDM; from the exons ATGGCATACAACAGTCTTATTAGCAGCTGTGTCTCTGAGAAGCATATAAATGGAG atgattcagaactgctttattttgaagtggCACCACACAAGAACAccagcttttctgtcttcttccttcATCCTATGAAGGAGAACTTAGCCTGTG TGATAATTGATGTTGTAACCTCCAGAGAAGTCCAATGTAGCCTTCATTTAAATCCTCGAGATCCAACTCTGAATTCTAGTGATGGCTTTATATCCAGAGCTGTGAAGCG ATGCATGTCAGTCCCAGTTGTCATGAGAGCTATTTTCAGGAATGCTGCCAAGGTGGAAGCCGACAGTGAAACACAAGACATGCAAGtagacacaaaacaaaaacctgaacCAGCATGTGAGCAAATTACTGATTTAAATAGTCTTGAAGAAAGTCCTTCTATGGCTGGTCATCAAGATCTGGTAGTAACAGATAAGCAAAGTGTTCCGGACAGCccaaaagaaaatctctccacAGCCAAATCGGAAACTTTGGGtgataacacagaaaaaagtaaCCCCACAGTCAGCATGGAAACTTCATGCAGAGTGGAGGAAAGTACTTCCACAGCTAGTACAGAAGCTGTTATGAAAGATATGTGA
- the YAE1 gene encoding protein YAE1 homolog, translated as MSWVQVAVNQSNEDIFDEDADEMCVVQKEWNSTMKKRLKEGFRDGVEAGKELALQEGFNQGYREGAELMVTCGQFRGTLNALSSWCHLNGHNSALSKIKNLLDVVGKHEDDLLKCLNSIQQQPHVGDILNAVQDMDLSHAAPAGTKYDEVNTKKHEHVGSSAENYCRNIGEDGSLQSECNKAKLCTDPERSNLAWVKKQTVSLVEQLGLSLDILHHVHQLEL; from the exons ATGTCCTGGGTACAAGTTGCAGTCAACCAATCCAATGAAGATATATTTGATGAAGATGCAGACGAGATGTGTGTAGTACAGAAAGAATGGAACAGCACcatgaaaaaaagattgaag GAGGGCTTTAGGGATGGTGTTGAGGCTGGCAAAGAACTTGCACTCCAAGAAGGCTTCAATCAAGGTTACAGAGAAGGTGCTGAGCTGATGGTTACATGTGGCCAGTTCAGAGGAACCCTGAA tGCTCTCTCATCCTGGTGTCACCTTAATGGACATAATTCTGCTTTAAGTAAGATAAAAAATCTTCTAGATGTGGTTGGAAAGCATGAAGATGATCTACTTAAGTGTCTGAATTCTATCCAACAACAGCCACATGTTGGagacattttaaatgctgttcaGGACATGGACCTGAGTcatgcagctccagctgggacAAAGTACGATGAAGTTAACACCAAAAAACATGAACACGttggcagctctgctgaaaactATTGTAGAAATATTGGTGAGGATGGTTCCTTGCAGTCTGAGTGCAACAAGGCAAAACTCTGTACAGATCCTGAAAGGTCAAACCTTGCTTGggttaaaaagcaaactgtttcTCTAGTAGAGCAGCTGGGTTTATCGCTGGACATACTCCATCATGTCCACCAACTGGAGctttag